The region GGAAGTGATCGGCCAGCGCGCCGTTGATGACCTCGCCGGCGGCCTTCTGGATCGCTTCGGAGAGCCCGCCGTCGAGCCGGCCCGCGCTCTCGTTGACCCGCGCGGCTGCCTTCTTGACGTAGCCATAGGCCCGGATGAGCGGATCGGGCATACGCTCGCCGCCGATCCTGAAATTGTGCAGCGACCGCTGGGTCTGTGCTCCCCAGTAGCGGTCGGCGGGTACCTCCATCGCACCCAGCGAATCGGTCTCGATACGGGTCTCGGCCATGGTCTGTCCTTGTGGTCGGGCTTCGGCCCTGACTAGCACAGCAGGGCACCCATGCGGAACACGAACCGGATGGCAGACGTTATGTCGTAACGGTCAGTTCACAAGTCGTGAACGGCGATGGAGTCCCGGTTCATTCGTATCTCTGGGCGTTCAGCTTCTGGAACACGGGATGGTTGTGCACCGCTTCGTTGTCTTCGGCAAGACCGGCGGGGAGCTTGCCGTCTTTGGTCCGCGCCCGCATTTCGGCCCCTCTGTCGATCAGGGCCTCCACGGTCTCCGCTGTGCCGTCATGCGCCGCCCAGTGAAGTGGTGTCCATCCGCTTCCGTCCTGCGCCTTGATGTTGGCTCCGGCGTCGATCAGGGCCTTCACGGTCTCCGCT is a window of Rhodospirillales bacterium DNA encoding:
- a CDS encoding ankyrin repeat domain-containing protein, yielding MRDVTRCAIGDHEAIATLSKEETNMDIEKKFTMRDKDGLTPLHVAARYGNMKEIKALIEAEANIKAEYGDGYTPLHEAASNGTAETVKALIDAGANIKAQDGSGWTPLHWAAHDGTAETVEALIDRGAEMRARTKDGKLPAGLAEDNEAVHNHPVFQKLNAQRYE